A region from the Paraburkholderia youngii genome encodes:
- a CDS encoding Na/Pi cotransporter family protein has product MTDYLADIDPDKLNILGIFGLLIGGLALFLLGLEFLTGGLKAIAGSKLQSLIGVLTANRFRGVLAGAIVTALLNSSTITTVLMVGFVSAGLMTLAQSVPMIMGANIGSTITAQIIAFDVSRLTPYMLSIGFVLHAFAPRELLRQIGGVVMGLGLLFMGIQLMGESTHPLRTYQPFIDAMQDMRNPLVGVIVGAVFTAIVQSSAATLAVVIALSGQGLMPLEAAITLILGANVGTCGTALLASIGKPPEAVQVGVVHLVFNVLGVVIALFLIPQMAEFVRWISPAHPDLQGLERLAAEAPRQVANVHTLFSVANTLLLIWFTGPIARFAQLVVPQRAKPAKPAGDPQYLDESVLTVPALGLQRVRIELTRLGMQVLEVVQRGSQMVSTGTMEEINQMLDKDKESDRLSFEILQYIGRLSKGEHSEEEGQQMVGYTQVTSHLESISGIVGTTLLSVAQQRMTQQIDLLRLRDAATTQFSEAVIRNLEQAIRTIEAPAPEEVAKVIDAKAGIEKLAATARQVVLAKLQLADKTDVVTFRLAMDLIEQGRQIAQFARAIAKNVAALQ; this is encoded by the coding sequence ATGACTGATTATCTTGCTGACATCGATCCCGACAAGTTGAACATCCTTGGGATCTTCGGGCTGTTGATCGGCGGCCTCGCGCTGTTTCTTCTCGGGCTGGAGTTCTTGACCGGCGGGCTCAAGGCGATCGCGGGATCGAAGTTGCAGTCGTTGATCGGCGTGCTGACCGCGAACCGGTTTCGCGGCGTGTTGGCGGGTGCCATCGTGACCGCGCTGCTGAACTCGTCGACCATCACGACGGTGCTGATGGTCGGCTTCGTGTCCGCCGGGCTGATGACACTTGCCCAGTCGGTGCCGATGATCATGGGCGCGAACATCGGCTCGACCATCACCGCGCAGATCATCGCCTTCGACGTTTCGCGCCTGACGCCCTACATGCTCTCGATCGGCTTCGTGCTGCACGCGTTTGCTCCGCGCGAGCTGCTGCGGCAGATCGGCGGCGTCGTGATGGGGCTGGGGCTGCTGTTCATGGGCATCCAGCTGATGGGCGAGTCCACGCATCCGTTGCGCACGTACCAGCCGTTCATCGACGCGATGCAGGACATGCGCAATCCGCTCGTCGGCGTCATCGTGGGGGCGGTCTTCACCGCGATCGTGCAAAGCTCGGCGGCGACGCTCGCGGTCGTAATTGCGCTGAGCGGGCAGGGCCTGATGCCGCTCGAGGCCGCCATCACGCTGATTCTCGGCGCGAATGTCGGCACCTGCGGCACGGCCTTGCTCGCTTCGATCGGCAAGCCGCCGGAGGCGGTGCAGGTGGGCGTCGTGCATCTGGTGTTCAATGTGCTCGGCGTCGTGATCGCGCTCTTCCTGATTCCTCAGATGGCGGAATTCGTACGCTGGATCTCGCCGGCGCATCCGGACCTGCAGGGCCTCGAACGCCTCGCGGCCGAGGCGCCGCGCCAGGTAGCCAATGTGCATACGCTGTTCAGCGTGGCGAACACGCTGCTGCTGATCTGGTTTACCGGTCCTATCGCGCGGTTCGCGCAACTGGTCGTGCCGCAGCGTGCGAAGCCCGCCAAACCCGCGGGCGATCCGCAGTATCTCGACGAGTCGGTATTGACGGTGCCGGCGCTTGGATTGCAGCGCGTGCGCATCGAGCTGACCCGGCTCGGCATGCAGGTGCTCGAGGTCGTGCAACGCGGCTCCCAGATGGTGTCGACGGGCACGATGGAAGAGATCAATCAGATGCTCGATAAGGACAAGGAGAGCGATCGGCTCTCCTTCGAGATTCTTCAATATATCGGTCGCCTGTCGAAGGGGGAGCACTCGGAGGAGGAAGGTCAGCAGATGGTCGGCTATACGCAGGTCACGAGCCACCTCGAAAGCATCAGCGGCATCGTCGGCACGACGCTGCTCAGCGTCGCGCAGCAGCGAATGACGCAGCAGATCGACCTGTTGCGCCTGCGCGATGCGGCGACCACGCAGTTTTCCGAGGCGGTGATCCGCAATCTCGAGCAGGCGATCCGCACGATCGAGGCGCCCGCTCCGGAGGAAGTCGCGAAGGTCATCGACGCGAAAGCCGGCATCGAGAAGCTCGCCGCGACCGCGCGTCAGGTCGTGCTCGCGAAGCTTCAGTTGGCCGACAAGACGGACGTCGTCACATTCCGGCTGGCGATGGATCTGATCGAGCAGGGCCGGCAGATCGCGCAGTTTGCGCGGGCCATTGCGAAAAACGTGGCGGCGCTTCAATAG